A section of the Triticum dicoccoides isolate Atlit2015 ecotype Zavitan chromosome 7A, WEW_v2.0, whole genome shotgun sequence genome encodes:
- the LOC119333170 gene encoding uncharacterized protein LOC119333170 yields MTGRAHGLKDTDARLLGRLRLYETRIRVVRCYFLARRRRRGGALEARARPHGRMAAGSRQSITGHRGHEGGDRQDGDRLRDQQGGGRDSSSPQGLQMTPPKKRIKYVMKDLKSIFAKASGTSTSSPAPTLEVVAERQEEPAHQENVRIEVSASVQEEEDEGENYIENEPIARDGGEGKFIEELHPDHIQPDPGLRIPINNFHPNIRDEVRLAYVAKGPTRPVGHTYERDHFDRAFCEAWYEKNPWLEYSVEKNAVYCFYCFLFRQDPVDEKFGHTTFTKDGYSTWKNAYKAFPLHVGGPRSIHNQSRTAYEDFKNQSSSLKRKVTVYNKESLIKYETRLETSLGIVSFLALQGEPFRGHNESALSLNKGNFLEMLDWYKARKEEVRIAFDELCPGNAQMISSKIQKALAKSCADGVRRAIKQEMGDNLFSVLIDESRDISVKEQMALVVKLVLTQETHFPSLIWTKLLSLQTSMMQISPVMTISV; encoded by the exons ATGACGGGCCGTGCCCATGGGCTGAAGGACACAGACGCACGACTGCTAGGCAGACTACGACTCTACGAGACGAGAATACGAGTCGTTCGTTGCTACTTTCTCGCAAGacggaggcggcgcggcggcgctttAGAGGCTAGGGCACGGCCGCACGGACGCATGGCAGCGGGCAGCCGGCAATCAATCACCGGACACCGTGGGCACGAAGGCGGCGACAGGCAAGACGGCGACAGGCTCCGAGATCAGCAAGGCGGCGGCCGCGACTCGTCGAGTCCGCAGGGTTTGCAGATGACACCGCCGAAGAAGAGGATTAAGTATGTAATGAAAG ATTTAAAGAGTATTTTTGCCAAAGCCAGTGGCACTAGCACCTCGAGCCCAGCTCCAACTTTGGAAGTAGTCGCTGAACGACAAGAAGAGCCCGCGCATCAAGAGAATGTGCGGATTGAAGTTTCAGCATCTGttcaagaggaagaggatgaaggcGAAAATTATATTGAGAATGAACCAATAGCTAGAGACGGGGGAGAGGGCAAGTTCATTGAGGAGTTGCATCCTGACCACATCCAGCCTGATCCCGGGCTTCGTATTCCAATTAATAATTTTCATCCCAACATTAGAGATGAAGTTAGATTGGCTTATGTGGCAAAGGGTCCAACTCGACCGGTCGGTCATACGTACGAACGTGATCATTTTGACAGGGCCTTTTGTGAAGCATGGTATGAAAAAAATCCTTGGTTGGAATATAGCGTGGAAAAGAATGCAGTCTATtgcttttattgttttcttttcaGACAAGATCCGGTGGATGAAAAATTTGGTCATACTACCTTCACCAAAGATGGCTACAGTACTTGGAAGAATGCATACAAGGCATTTCCTCTTCATGTTGGTGGCCCCAGGAGTATCCACAATCAATCAAGGACAGCATATGAAGATTTTAAAAATCAAAGCTCAAGTCTGAAGCGTAAGGTTACAGTCTATAACAAAGAATCATTAATCAAGTACGAGACCCGTTTGGAAACATCTTTGGGGATTGTAAGTTTTCTTGCATTGCAAGGTGAACCATTTCGTGGACACAATGAATCTGCCCTTTCCTTAAATAAAGGTAATTTTCTAGAGATGCTTGATTGGTACAAAGCAAGAAAGGAGGAAGTGAGAATTGCGTTTGATGAGCTATGCCCAGGAAATGCACAAATGATTTCTTCAAAAATTCAAAAAGCACTTGCCAAAAGTTGTGCAGATGGGGTCCGAAGAGCAATAAAACAAGAGATGGGGGATAATCTTTTTTCGGTTCTTATTGATGAATCTCGTGATATATCAGTAAAAGAACAAATGGCCTTGGTTGTTAAGCTTGTCTTGACCCAAGAGACTCATTTTCCAAGTTTGATTTGGACAAAGTTGCTAAGCTTACAGACATCTATGATGCAGATTTCTCCAGTGATGACCATAAGCGTATGA